The DNA sequence TACCGAGAATATGGTCTAGCGCGGGTTGGCCCACTACCATTACTTTTTTCGGGTCATGCCCGGACTTCACCAGGTTTATTTTGGTTATCTCGCACATTGCTGTTATGACATCCGCCCGTATATGGTGCCTTTTCTCGGTAGCCAGGTAATCATTACAGGCGATACTGGGTATTTTCTTCTTACGGCACACTTCAATGGCGGCGCGTTCAGACCGGGGGCAAATACCGGTCACCAAAAGATCCGGTTTTTCCTGCTCAATAATACGCTCCATGATATAGACCGGCAAAAAAGCTTTTCTCCCGTTCTTCTTTATTAATGACCATGCCCGTTCCTTTCCCTTCGACCGTATCAGATCTCTCATGCAAAAGCCAAAATATTTTACGGAATCCCGGCGCGAAAAACCAAGTCCGTCAATGTGCCACATGTCCGCCAGTTTTTCGCCGAGAGGAATGATATCCCGGTCCAGGCGAGGATCGAAATAATCATTGTATGTCTTATAAGGAATACCCTCTCTTTTTAAGACAGTATGCGCCACTGATAAACCCAGGATCGACAGGTCGTATTTGCCTTCTGCCTTAAATCTCTTGATTAAGGGGATTAGCAGATTTACGTGCCCGCCTCCATATGTCACAAATAAGATTCTTTTCTTCATCTTAAATTAGTAACCGGTATTTCCTTCATAAATTTTAAAGTATCCGATCGGTCGGCCAGCGCTTGCTTCTGGCTGCGCAGCGACAGCACTTCATATTCGGATTTTATCTTTTTAACCTCTTCAGTGATGTCGCGGCCGATGATATCTTTTTTAAATGCCCTGCGGATGATCGCGAAATCAGCGCGCAAACGGGATAATTCTCTCAAGATCAAATGCGTCGGCAAAGGGGCTCCTTTCCCTAAAATCGTGATCCCTCCGAATCCAAAAGGTTTATTTTTGAATATATCACGCAAGTTATCAAGCAAATCCTCCAGCAACAACTCATAGGCAAAACCCTTGCCGTAGGATATGGCCAGATCATTTAGGCCGATATATACTTCATTAAATCCCAATTTCGCGATCTTTTCCGCATTCTCCGCCGCCTCTTTCGTCTCCAAAAGGAGACTTGTCGCGGAGCGGCCGCCGACCAAGCGGATAAATTCTTCCACTTCTTCGGCGCCCCTAAACATAGGCAACATCAGAATATCCGCACTGGATGCGATAACTTCATTAATTTCATCTTTACTGTTTTCGTTAATAGGATTGATCCTGCATACTACAGGAATATCGACAGTATTCTTCATCAACCTCAGGTCTTCGATCGTATGGTAATTGCATTCGAGATGATAACCGTTTTGGCGTTCCTCCTTTGCGCGCACTTCCAGATCTATCACTATCCGGTCTACCCCGGCCTTTTGGGCAGTCCGGGCAAGATGGATGTCATTTGTAAAAAGCATCAATTTAAGCATGGCTAACGGAACATTACGTTGTGCAACGGCAACCTGCGGTTAAAATACTGCCAGAATTTCCAATAGGCAAACAAAAGCCACCAATCTATCCCCAGGCCATACCAATCATTCTCGACCCTGAATTTTGCAACTCTATGAAAGCCACGGTACACGAACCGCCATATACTCTTTGATTCCATCTTTCCCAGCAGCGTCTCGGAAGGAAAGGCTGCCGGAAAATAGTACCTGTCTTTGCGCAATACTTCAAATTTTTGCCGTGCAGTTACCCAAGGAGTAGAGTTGCCGAATCTGGTATTAAAATCTCCCCAATCGGCCAGTTTCTGCGGAGGCCTAAAACCGTACTCAATGCATCTTGGGTACAGGTCATTGCCGGGATAAGGCATATAGAAATTAACAGGACAGACATTATTAGGATTTATCTGTTTTAAGCGTTTTATTATCTTAAAGGTGTTTGAAATCGAATCCTTCGGTTCTCCCGGGAAAGCGACCATGAAACTGTACAGTGCGCTGATACCTGCCTTCGCTAATTTTTCGGCGCA is a window from the Candidatus Omnitrophota bacterium genome containing:
- a CDS encoding CDP-glycerol glycerophosphotransferase family protein; its protein translation is MKKRILFVTYGGGHVNLLIPLIKRFKAEGKYDLSILGLSVAHTVLKREGIPYKTYNDYFDPRLDRDIIPLGEKLADMWHIDGLGFSRRDSVKYFGFCMRDLIRSKGKERAWSLIKKNGRKAFLPVYIMERIIEQEKPDLLVTGICPRSERAAIEVCRKKKIPSIACNDYLATEKRHHIRADVITAMCEITKINLVKSGHDPKKVMVVGQPALDHILGNNRRLKKDAILKKLGIPKNRRIVVLATQPKNRSSFPVGERMLKKTAEALLSMSDSKRYHLVVKPHPCEGLQEYKDLLQSYEGKLNYTLTDTDVRHLIKISDVMITFFSTVGFESVLMGKPLIQLNLTRRKNPVPLFKYGVSVEARSAFELKALLEQIIERSELKRKFAKNRERYFHGVIDGNGTRRVAALMRGILNHGVRSIYIGNQEIK
- a CDS encoding aldolase/citrate lyase family protein encodes the protein MLKLMLFTNDIHLARTAQKAGVDRIVIDLEVRAKEERQNGYHLECNYHTIEDLRLMKNTVDIPVVCRINPINENSKDEINEVIASSADILMLPMFRGAEEVEEFIRLVGGRSATSLLLETKEAAENAEKIAKLGFNEVYIGLNDLAISYGKGFAYELLLEDLLDNLRDIFKNKPFGFGGITILGKGAPLPTHLILRELSRLRADFAIIRRAFKKDIIGRDITEEVKKIKSEYEVLSLRSQKQALADRSDTLKFMKEIPVTNLR